From Paenibacillus physcomitrellae, the proteins below share one genomic window:
- the galU gene encoding UTP--glucose-1-phosphate uridylyltransferase GalU, whose protein sequence is MKIRKAIIPAAGLGTRFLPATKAMPKEMLPIVDKPTIQYIIEEAVASGIEDIIIVTGKGKRSIEDHFDNSFELEHHLSEKRKWDLLEEVRKPSNMADIHYIRQKEPRGLGHAVWCARKFIGDEPFAVLLGDDIVETEGTPCLKQMMNVFERYGRSVVGVKPVPYEQVSRYGIVDADLLEDRVYRAKRLVEKPAPEQAPSNLAIMGRYILTPGIFDELEAQQEGVGGEIQLTDAIGRLGEKESIMAYHFDGERHDVGEKLGFIETTIHYALKQEEMREQLLAYMQNILNKTYA, encoded by the coding sequence ATGAAAATAAGAAAAGCTATCATTCCGGCCGCGGGCCTTGGAACCCGCTTTCTGCCGGCCACCAAGGCGATGCCGAAGGAAATGCTGCCGATCGTCGACAAACCGACCATCCAGTACATTATTGAAGAAGCGGTCGCTTCAGGCATTGAGGATATTATTATCGTCACAGGGAAAGGCAAACGTTCCATCGAGGACCATTTCGACAATTCGTTTGAACTGGAGCATCACTTATCGGAGAAGAGGAAATGGGACCTGCTGGAGGAAGTCCGCAAGCCTTCCAACATGGCCGACATTCATTACATCCGGCAAAAAGAACCGCGCGGCCTTGGACATGCCGTCTGGTGCGCGCGCAAATTTATCGGGGACGAGCCGTTCGCCGTTCTGCTTGGCGATGACATCGTGGAAACGGAAGGAACGCCGTGTCTGAAGCAGATGATGAACGTCTTTGAGCGCTACGGCCGTTCGGTCGTCGGCGTCAAGCCGGTGCCGTATGAACAGGTGTCCCGCTACGGCATCGTGGATGCCGATCTGCTGGAGGACCGCGTGTACCGGGCGAAACGCTTGGTAGAGAAGCCGGCGCCCGAGCAGGCGCCTTCGAATCTTGCCATTATGGGGCGGTATATTTTGACGCCGGGAATTTTTGACGAGCTGGAGGCCCAGCAGGAGGGTGTTGGCGGGGAAATCCAGCTGACAGACGCCATTGGCCGTCTGGGCGAGAAAGAAAGCATCATGGCCTACCACTTCGACGGTGAACGCCATGATGTAGGTGAGAAGCTGGGCTTTATCGAAACAACCATCCATTATGCACTGAAGCAGGAAGAGATGCGGGAGCAGCTGCTGGCGTATATGCAGAATATTCTGAACAAGACGTATGCTTGA
- the rfbB gene encoding dTDP-glucose 4,6-dehydratase, which produces MKLLVTGGAGFIGSNFVHYMLKEHPEYEIINVDALTYAGNLENLKSIESSPNYTFVKADIQDKAAMDVLFQQGIDVVVNFAAESHVDRSILDPAIFVKTNVLGTQVLLDTAKKYGITKFVQVSTDEVYGTLGLTGFFTEETPLAPNSPYSASKAGGDLLVRAYHETFGLPVNITRCSNNYGPYQFPEKLIPLMISRAVNDQPLPVYGDGLNIRDWLYVEDHCSAIDLVIHQGASGEVYNIGGSNERTNLQIVKTILAELGKPESLITFVQDRPGHDRRYGIDPTKLTSELGWTPKHNFESGIKETIRWYLEHQEWWSRIQSGVYQEYYKKQYGARFGDRS; this is translated from the coding sequence ATGAAACTGCTTGTCACCGGCGGAGCCGGGTTTATAGGCAGCAATTTTGTGCATTATATGCTGAAAGAACATCCGGAATATGAAATTATAAACGTGGATGCTTTGACTTATGCGGGCAATTTAGAGAATTTGAAATCCATTGAATCAAGCCCAAATTACACCTTCGTGAAGGCGGATATTCAGGATAAGGCGGCCATGGATGTGTTGTTTCAGCAGGGGATTGACGTCGTTGTCAACTTTGCGGCTGAATCGCATGTGGACCGGAGTATTCTCGATCCGGCGATTTTTGTGAAAACTAATGTCCTCGGCACGCAAGTTCTGCTCGATACCGCCAAGAAATACGGTATTACGAAATTTGTGCAGGTCTCTACAGACGAAGTTTATGGAACTCTTGGCCTGACTGGTTTTTTTACGGAAGAAACACCGCTGGCTCCGAACAGCCCTTATTCTGCCTCCAAAGCTGGAGGTGATCTATTGGTGCGGGCTTATCATGAAACATTTGGTTTGCCGGTCAATATCACGCGATGCTCGAATAACTATGGCCCTTATCAATTTCCGGAGAAATTAATCCCGCTGATGATTTCACGAGCGGTAAATGATCAGCCGCTTCCGGTCTACGGAGACGGACTAAATATCCGTGACTGGCTGTATGTTGAGGATCACTGCAGCGCCATTGATCTGGTTATTCATCAGGGGGCAAGCGGTGAAGTCTATAACATCGGTGGCAGCAATGAGCGCACAAACCTTCAAATCGTCAAGACCATTTTGGCCGAGCTGGGCAAACCCGAATCGTTAATTACATTTGTACAAGATCGTCCGGGCCATGACCGGAGATACGGGATTGATCCAACTAAGCTGACAAGCGAACTCGGCTGGACGCCAAAACATAATTTTGAGAGCGGCATTAAAGAGACGATTCGCTGGTATCTGGAGCATCAGGAGTGGTGGAGCCGCATTCAGTCCGGTGTTTATCAGGAGTATTATAAGAAGCAGTATGGTGCCCGCTTTGGTGATCGGTCATGA
- the rfbC gene encoding dTDP-4-dehydrorhamnose 3,5-epimerase, translating into MKVTPLKMDGAALLEPVVYGDSRGFFMESYNEQVVQNKGINHHFVQDNQSLSAQPGVLRGLHYQLNPKAQTKLVRVVAGAVYDVIVDVRRSSPTFGQWQGVILSEYNQRQLLVPKGFAHGFCTLVPNTQVIYKVDEYYSPENDRGILWNDPALGIDWPVSNPVLSDKDQSHPLLQDAELNFD; encoded by the coding sequence ATGAAAGTAACTCCTTTGAAGATGGATGGGGCGGCTTTGCTGGAACCGGTGGTTTACGGGGACAGCCGCGGTTTTTTTATGGAAAGCTATAATGAACAAGTTGTACAAAATAAAGGTATAAACCATCATTTTGTTCAGGACAATCAGTCTCTATCCGCCCAGCCGGGCGTGCTTCGCGGTTTGCATTATCAGCTGAACCCAAAAGCGCAAACGAAACTGGTTCGTGTAGTCGCGGGAGCGGTGTATGATGTAATTGTGGACGTTCGCCGGAGTTCGCCGACATTCGGGCAATGGCAGGGGGTTATTTTAAGCGAATATAATCAGCGTCAGCTGCTGGTGCCGAAAGGGTTTGCTCATGGTTTTTGTACGCTTGTACCGAATACCCAAGTCATATATAAAGTGGACGAATATTATTCCCCTGAGAACGACCGCGGCATATTATGGAATGACCCCGCACTAGGTATTGATTGGCCGGTCTCCAATCCGGTATTGTCGGATAAGGACCAGAGCCATCCGCTGCTGCAGGATGCGGAGTTGAATTTTGATTAA
- the rfbD gene encoding dTDP-4-dehydrorhamnose reductase, with translation MKVLITGAGGQLGRDVVKTFEAAGHIVLGTARSEMDITNQEQCLKVIEKFAPDVVIHCAAYTAVDEAEKDVDGAHLVNTAGTRNVTAAAEKSGAKMIYISTDYVFDGYSELPYQEYDNTNPQSVYGKSKRAGEIMVQSLSSRYFIVRTSWVYGLHGSNFVKTMLRLGQEKPFLQVVNDQKGSPTYTVDLAHFLVELSQTEKYGIYHASGSGSCTWYEFTKAIFEDAAEVAGLTFTARLEPCTTGQFPRPAPRPGNSVLEHLSIRTNGFQDIRHWREGLRAFLQGMEF, from the coding sequence ATGAAGGTGCTGATCACGGGAGCCGGCGGCCAATTAGGCCGCGATGTAGTTAAGACCTTCGAAGCCGCCGGACATATTGTTTTAGGGACTGCCCGCTCGGAGATGGATATCACGAACCAGGAACAGTGCCTTAAGGTGATCGAAAAGTTTGCTCCAGATGTAGTTATTCACTGTGCCGCTTATACGGCAGTTGATGAGGCGGAAAAGGATGTGGACGGTGCCCATCTTGTTAATACGGCGGGCACCCGAAATGTGACGGCAGCGGCCGAGAAGAGCGGAGCCAAAATGATTTATATCAGCACCGATTACGTATTCGACGGTTATTCGGAGCTGCCTTATCAGGAATACGATAATACCAATCCCCAGTCAGTTTATGGCAAATCGAAACGAGCCGGTGAAATAATGGTTCAGAGCTTGTCTTCCCGTTATTTTATCGTACGGACTTCATGGGTATATGGTTTGCATGGCAGCAATTTCGTTAAAACCATGCTCCGGCTTGGCCAGGAAAAACCGTTCCTTCAGGTCGTCAACGACCAAAAGGGTTCACCCACCTATACGGTGGATCTCGCTCATTTTCTAGTGGAACTGTCGCAAACGGAGAAATACGGCATCTATCATGCTTCAGGCAGCGGTTCCTGCACCTGGTATGAGTTTACAAAGGCTATTTTTGAGGATGCGGCGGAGGTTGCAGGATTAACCTTTACAGCCCGGCTGGAGCCATGCACAACCGGGCAATTTCCGCGTCCCGCCCCGCGCCCGGGCAATTCAGTGCTCGAACATTTGTCGATCCGAACGAATGGATTCCAGGATATCCGACATTGGCGGGAGGGGCTGAGAGCTTTTTTGCAAGGAATGGAATTCTAA